In a single window of the Terrirubrum flagellatum genome:
- a CDS encoding TRAP transporter substrate-binding protein, with the protein MNRRFLASIVAGAALTSLAAAPALSQTAWNLPAGYPADNPHSENLVLFAKDVEAATGGKLKITVHPNASLFKAPDIKRAVATGQAQMGEVLLSIHENEDPIFGIDVVPFLAVSFADSMKLYKASKPAVEKKLAAQGIMLLFAVPWAPQGIYAKKDLNTIDDMKGLKWRSYNVGTARIGELVGAQSVTIQAAELPQALATGVVNSFMSSGGTGYDSKVWESLDHFYDVQAWIPKDFTFVNKAAFDALPKDQQEAILKAAATAETRGWKMWQDKAGWYLDQLKAKGMKVMPPSPELAAGFRKAGDQLTTDWLKRAGSDGQAIVDAYKKAGS; encoded by the coding sequence ATGAACCGACGTTTTCTCGCTTCGATCGTCGCGGGGGCCGCGCTTACCAGCCTTGCTGCAGCGCCTGCGCTTTCCCAGACCGCGTGGAATCTCCCGGCCGGCTATCCCGCCGACAATCCGCATTCGGAAAATCTCGTCCTGTTCGCGAAGGACGTGGAGGCCGCAACGGGAGGCAAGCTCAAGATCACCGTTCATCCCAACGCCTCGTTGTTCAAGGCGCCGGACATCAAGCGGGCGGTCGCGACCGGGCAGGCGCAGATGGGCGAAGTGCTGCTCTCGATCCACGAGAATGAAGACCCGATCTTCGGCATCGACGTCGTGCCGTTCCTCGCCGTCAGCTTCGCGGACTCGATGAAGCTTTACAAAGCTTCGAAGCCCGCCGTGGAGAAGAAGCTTGCGGCGCAGGGCATCATGCTGCTTTTCGCGGTGCCGTGGGCGCCGCAGGGCATCTACGCGAAGAAGGACCTCAACACGATCGACGACATGAAGGGCCTGAAATGGCGCTCCTACAATGTCGGCACGGCGCGGATCGGCGAACTCGTCGGCGCGCAGTCGGTCACCATCCAGGCGGCGGAGCTGCCGCAGGCGCTCGCGACCGGCGTCGTCAACTCGTTCATGTCGTCGGGCGGCACCGGCTACGACAGCAAGGTCTGGGAGTCTCTCGATCACTTCTATGACGTGCAGGCCTGGATTCCGAAGGACTTCACCTTCGTGAACAAGGCCGCCTTTGACGCGCTGCCAAAGGACCAGCAGGAAGCGATCCTGAAGGCCGCCGCCACCGCTGAAACCCGCGGCTGGAAGATGTGGCAGGACAAGGCGGGCTGGTATCTCGACCAGCTGAAGGCGAAGGGCATGAAAGTCATGCCGCCCTCGCCCGAACTCGCCGCCGGCTTCCGTAAGGCCGGCGACCAACTGACCACCGACTGGCTGAAGCGCGCCGGCTCGGACGGACAGGCGATCGTCGACGCCTACAAGAAGGCCGGCTCCTGA